Within the Acidimicrobiales bacterium genome, the region TCGATCGCCAACCCGAGGCCGAGGGCGGTGGTGAGGTTGATCGAGTACACCGAGACGTCGGTGATCGAGCCGAGCACGAACAGGACGAGCAGCGTGCCCATGATCGCCATGAGCCCGATGAGGAGCGGCAGGCTCGCCGCCAGCACACTGCGGAACACGAACAGGAGGAGCAGCAGCGTCAGGGGGATGGCGATGAGCTCGGCCCGACCCAGCGACGACTTGACGCTCTCGGTGATCTCGGCGCCGATGGCGTCGGGACCGCCCAGGGACACGTCGAGCACGCCCTGGCGGCCAGCCAGCTGGTCGTGGACGACGGCGACGACCTCGTCCTCCTCGTCCTCCTCGCCGGTGATGCGGGCGAGCACCAGCGCCTCGTCGCCGTCCGAGCTGCGCAGCGGTGGCGCACCGCCCAGCGACCAGTAGGACTCCACGTCGGTCACACCGGGGATGTCACGCAGGGCGTCGGTGAGGGCGATGCCGTCGGCGGTGGCGTCCGCTCCGTCGACGTCACCGGTCGACGATCGGGCGAGGAGCACCAGGGTCGGCGCGCCGCCGTCGTCGAACCTCTCGTCGAGGACGTCGGACGCCCGGGTGCTCTCGGCGTCGGGATCCTCGAAGCCGCCGTCCTGCAGCTTGCCGAACGCGCCCGTACCGATGGCGGCGGCGACGACCACGAACAGGGCGCTGGCGGCGAGCACGAGCCGTCGGCGCCGGACGGCGAAGGAGGCGAGGCGGGCGAGCACGGTCACGCGCCTCCGTCGGTCGCCGTCGTGGCCGGAGCGACCGTGAAGCTGAACATCATCCCGGTCTCGTGGTGCTCGGCGATGTGGCAGTGGGCCATCCACCGGCCGACGTTGCTGACGTCGAGCAGGATGTCCACGGTCTCCCCCGTGCGCACCAGCACGGTGTCCTTCCAGACCAGGTTGGGCTCGGTGATCCCGTCACGACCGAGCACGAGGAAGCGACCGGCGCCGTGGACGTGGAACGGGTGGTGCATCGGGTGGTCCCCGGCCATCTCGTTCAGGAGCCGGATCTTGACCTGGTCGCCGACGCGGAACCGCCAGTCGATGGCCTGGTTCTCGGCGCCGGTGGCGCGATCGACGATCTTCCAGCGCATGTTCGACGGCGTGCTCGCCCGGTTCATCTCGACCATGCCGTCCTCCCACTCGATGCCGCCGCCCACCGTCGAGTCGCCACGGCGGTGGCCGCCGGGGTCGTGCGCGTGGTCGTGGCCGCTGGGGTCGTGGGCGCCGTGGTCCATCTCCGCCAGGAAGGCGAGCACCTTGTCGGGCTCGGCCTCCAGGTACGGCGTGATCCGCTGCCGCTCCGCAACCATGTCGGCGTTCGTCCGCAGGGCGGCGAACCGGCCGGCCAACGGCGGATCGGGCCGGTCGCCGCCCACCTCGATCGACGCCAGCCGGTAGGTCCGATCCGGCGTGCGGTGCTCGAGGGTGAGCTGGCGGCGTCCGACGACGAGCACGTCCACCACGGCACGCTCCGAGGGCGCGAGCACCACGTGGTCCACCAGCTCCTCGCGCTCGACACGCCCGCTGTCGCCGCCCACGAGCTTCATGGGCGCTCCCGGCAGCGCCACGTCGAAGACCCTCGTGTTGGCCGTGTTCGTCAGGTAGAAGCGGACCACCTCGCCGGGCCGCGCTCGCAGCGAGAGATCGGTCTCGCCGCTCACCAGGAGGACGTCGCCGAAGCGGCCCATCGCCGAGTGCGTCGTCGTGGCCCGGCTGAACGGCGCGACCCTTCCGTCCTCGAGCAGGACGTCGTCGAGCGTGAGCAGGACCTCGCGGTGCACCGGCGGCCAGTAGTGGGGATCGGCGGGCTCGACGAGCACGTTGCCGTACAGGCCCATCTCCTGGCCATAGTCCTCGCGGATGTGCGGGTGGTACCAGTAGACGCCGGGGTCGGGGAACCTGACCCGGGCGGAGAACCGCTCGCCGACCGCCACGGGCCGCTGCGTCTCGTGCGTCCCGTCGTAGCGGTTCTCGAGCCGGAGGCCGTGCCAGTGGACCGTGGCCTCCGCGTCGCCCTGGTTCTCGACGTCGACGAGGACCTCCGATCCCTCCCGTACCTTGAGCGTCGGTCCGGGGATCGACCCGTCGTAGGCGAGCATCCGCACCGTCGCATCGCCGAGCCGCTTGGCCACGGGCGCGATGCGCAGGTCGAACACGTCGCCGTCCGCGAGCTCGACGACCTCGACGGCGCGTGCCGGCGGCAGGCCCGCCACCGACGTCGGGAACTGGTCGGAGCTCGGATTCGCCATGCGCGGGAAGCCTGACAGGCACCGTCCGGCCGCCGACGGCGACGCGGTCGGACGTGTCCTGTTTCCTGGGAAGCGTGTCCGTCTTGACCCTGGGCCCTGGGCCCTAGGGTTCCGATGTGGACCCGCGTCACGTCCTGGTCGTGTCCTACGACGGCGCCGAGCTCGTCGACATCTCCTGCGTCACCACCGGCTTCGACATCGCCAACCGGGTGGGCGCCGACCCGCCCTACCGGGTGCGGCTGGTCTCGCTCGGCGGCCGGAGCATCCGTTGCGACTCCGGCCTCGAGCTGCGGGCACAGGGCCGGCTCGAGGACCCCGTCGACGACCTCGACACCCTGGTCGTCGCCGGCGGGCTCGGCCACGACAAGGCCGCCGAGGACGGTCGCCTGGTCCAGCACGTGCGCCGGCTGGCCGGCAAGGCACGCCGGGTCTCGTCGGTCTGTACGGGAGCGACGGTCCTGGCGGCCGCGGGCCTCCTGGACGACCGCCCCGCGACGACGCACTGGTGGTTCGCCCCCGGTCTGGCCGAGCGGTACCCGAGGGTCTGTGTCGACGCCGGCCCGGTCTACATCCGGGACGGCAACGTCGCGACCTCCGGTGGCGTGACCGCCTCGCTCGACCTGACGCTCGCGTTCATCGAGGAGGACCACGGGCCGGAGGTCGCCCGGTGGGTCGCCCTCGGCATGGTCACCTACCTCAAGCGACCCGGCAACCAGGCGCAGATGAGCCTGTTCACCACGACGCCCCGCCCCCAGGACCGCCTCGTGCGCGGCGTCCTCGACCACGTCATGGCGCATCCCGACGGCGACCTTCGCACCGCCGTCCTCGCGGCCGACGCCGGCGTCAGCGTGCGTCACCTGACGCGCCTGTTCCGCGACCAGCTCGGGGAGCCACCCGGTCAGCTCGTGCGCCGCGTCCGGCTCGAAGTCGCCGCCCGGATGCTCACCTCGACCGATCTCCCGTTGCCCCAGGTCGCACGCGCCTGCGGCTTCTCGTCGGCGGAGACGCTGCGCCAGGCCTTCGTCGCCGGCTACCAGGTCACCCCCTCGCTGTTCCGGTCGACCCAGTCCACCGCCACCCAAGGCGGTCGTGGCTAGCAGCCCCTCATTGCCGTCCCGTGGAGGCACAAGATCCGTGACCCCGAAGTCCCCCGGCCCGACGTCGCTGACGTGGAGCGGCGTCACGGCTCGGCGGATGGCCCGGCACTCGCTGACCGCACCGGCCACCGACCTGGAGCCGGCCGACATCGCCGGCGTGCTGTGCGGAGCGCACGCCCAGGTCCTCAGCGCCGCCGAGCTCTCGATCGGGCGGCGCATCGCCGGGGCGACCCGTGCCGACGTGCAGCGCGCTCTCTGGGACGACCGCACCCTGGTCAAGACCTTCGGTCCGCGCGGCACCGTGCACCTGCTGTCCACCGCCGACCTGCCGATGTGGACGGGGGCGCTGTCGGCCCTGCCGTCGTCGGCGCCGCTGCATCCCGAGCCGGTCCGCTTCACCCGCGAGCAAGCCGACGAGGTCACCGCGGCCATCGGGGACGCGCTGGCCGACACCGAGCTGACCGTCGACGAGCTGACCGAGGCGATCGTGGATCGAACCGGTCCGTGGGCCGGCGAGCGGACGATGGATGCGTTCCAGGACAAGTGGCCGCGCTGGCGCCAGCTGACCAGCACGGCCGCGCACCGCGGCGTGCTCTGCTTCGGACCGAACCGGGGCCGCAACGTGACCTACACGAACCCACACCGCTGGCTGCCCGGGTTCCGGCCCGACGACGGCAACGCCGCCCTGCGCACCCTGGTCACGCGCTACCTCTACGCCTACGGCCCCGCCACGCCCCAGCAGTTCGCCCGATGGCTCGGCATCCCGCCGCGGCGCGCCGTCGAGCTGTTCGACGAGCTGGCCGGTGAGCTGGAGCCCGTCGAGGTGGACGGCGAGCCGGCCCGGGTGGTGGCCGGCGACACCGGGGTGCCAGCTCGACCGCACAGCGGGGTCCACCTGCTGCCGTACTTCGACGCGTTCGTCGTCGCGGGGCAGCCCCGGGAGCGGCTGTACCCCGGCGCGGCCGCGACCCGAGCGCTCACCCCGACGGGCCAGGCCGGCAACTACCCGGTGCTGCTCGTCGACGGCGTCGTCGGTGGGGTGTGGCACCAGCGGCGCTCCGGCCGGACGCTCGCCGTGACCGTCGAGCCGCTGCGGGAGCTGACCGCCACGCAGCGCCGGCAGCTCGACGACGAGGTCGACCTGGTGGGCGTCGTCATGGAGGCCCAGCCGACCCTGACGGTGGGCACCGTGACGGTCGGTCCCCACGCCTGAGCCCCGCCGGGTCAATGGCCGTGGAAGCCGTCCCATTCGGCAGGCTCGAGCGGTTTGTCACAGGTTGAACCCGCCGGAAGCCTCGACGTTCTCGCCGGTGATCCACCCGAGCTCGTCGGACAGCAGGGCGGCGATGACCTTGCCGATGTCGTCGCCCTCGCCGATGCGGCCGAGCGCGGTCTGAGCGGCGAGGGGAGGGATGACCTCGGGGTGGTGGGCGAACGCGTCGTTCCCGAGCCGGGTGCGCGTCGGTCCGGGAGCCACGGAGTTCACCCGGATCCCACGGGTGCTCAGCTCCTTGGCCAGGCACCGGGTGAGGACGGTCAGCCCGCCCTTCATGCTGGCGTAGGCGGAGTAGCCCGCCGTCAGTCCGGTGACGAGCGCCGAGTTGCTGGTGGTGTTCACGATCGCGCCACCGTCGGCGAGCCGCGGCAACAGCCGCTGGGTGAGGAAGTACGGCCCCTTGAGGATGACGCGGAAGAACTCGTCGAAGAGCTCCTCGGTGGTGTCCTCGAACATGGCCATCTGGCCGAAGCCGGCATTGTTGACCAGGTAGTCGAACGTCGGGCGCTGCCACCTGTCGTCCAGCTCGTGCACCACCTGCTCGGCGAAGTCGGCGAAGGACGCGCTGCGGCCGACGTCGAGTGGAAGCGCGACGGCCTCGCCCCCGTTGCCTTCGATCGTGGCGACGGTGTCCTTCGCACCGTCGGGGTTCGAGTTGTAGGTCAGGATGACGCCGGCGCCTCGTTCGGCGATGCGGATAGCTGCGGCTTGCCCGATGCCGGAGCTTCCTCCGACGACGACGGCGGCGGTCTTCACGTTGGTTCCTTCGTGGATCGGCATGGTTCGAGCCAAGCAGCCACGAGCGTCCGGGTGTGAGAACGAACCGGTCGAACTATTGCACGATCCTGCTCAGGTCCCGTCACGGCGCGCTGCGTTCAACGTGATGGCCGGCAAACCACATGTACATTTCTGCTCATGATCCGGATCGAGGCCCAGCTAGTCCGGTTGCGGACGCTCATCGCCCGGCACGCCCGCCCTGACGAGACGACCGCGATCGGCGGCGTCCTCCTGTCCTCGGCCGACACGACCGGCGAGCCTCGGGCGTCGACGACGGGGACGGTGTTCGCTCTGATCGCGCAAGGGGCGAAGCGCCTGGCCATCGGCGACCGGGTCTACGACTACCGGGCCGGCCAGTACCTCGTCGCCTCGGTCGACCTGCCGATCACCGGCCATTTCTCGCAGGCGAGCCGCCGTGAGCCGGCGCTCGGGTTCGGGCTCGCCCTACGCCCCGCGACCATCGCGTCGCTCCTGCTCGAGCCCGGCCCCTCGGCGTCGTCACGATCCCGCACCGCTGCGGCTCCCCCCGGGCTCGGGGTGGCCGACGCCGGGCCCGAGCTGCTCGATGCGGTGATCCGCATGCTGGCGCTGCTCGACGCCCCGGGCGACCGGGCCGTGCTGGCGCCGATGCTCGAACGCGAGATCCTGTGGCGGCTGATCACCGGACCGCTGGGCTCGAGCATCCGGCAGATCGGGCTGGCCGACAGCAGCATGACCCAGATCAGCCGGGCCGTCCGATGGATCACCGAGCACTACGCGCAGCCGTTCCGCGTCGAGGACCTCGCCCGCTCGTGTGGCATGAGCACGTCGGCCTTCCACCGGAAGTTCCACTCGGTGACCACCCTGAGCCCCATCCAGTTCCAGAAGCAGATCCGACTGCAGAAGTCACGCCTGCTGCTCATGACCGGCGCGGACGACGTCTCGACGGTCGGCTACCAGGTCGGCTACGACAGCTCCTCCCAGTTCAACCGCGAGTACAGCCGCCAGTTCGGCCTACCGCCCGGGCGTGACGCCGCCCGCCTCCGTACGACGGAGCGTCCGGCTCGCCCGAATCGGTGATGTTTCCGACGCTCTACGTGGGTTTCTAGTTACCCCTGGGTAACCTGCGCTCTGGTCAGTCACCGGGGCCCAATGCACCGGCGCACGACTCGACCCGGCGGACGGGACTCATGGGAGCTCTCGAACTTCCGGCGTGCCCGCCTTCGGGGACGCCGGGAGCCAGCTGGGACGCGCCCGTGCGATGGCCGCAAGAGCAGCGGCACGCCCGGGTTCGCGCAAGGCGTCAAGGGCGACGGCAGTCCCGAGGACATGTCGTCCGTTGCGTGATCCGAACGGACCGCAAGGCATGCAGGCGACGCTCATCAAGTCATCCGAGGTCGGATCGAACGCTCTCGCCGACCGGGTGCGTACCGCCACCCGCTCGGCAGGGCGAGGACTCCTGCTGACGTTCGTCCCCGCGCACGACGAGTCCGCCGGCATCGGCGAGGCGCTCCAGCACCTCCACGACCAGGAGCTGCCTCCCGACCTCATCGTCGTCTGCGCCGACAACTGCGCCGACGACACCGCGCAGGTGGCGGCGGCAGCCGGCGCCCACGTCTACGAGACCGTCGGCAACGTGCACAAGAAGGCCGGGGCCCTCAACCAGGCCCTCGACGTCGCGCTCCCCGAGCTGCGCGACGAGGACGCCGTCCTGGTCATGGACGCCGACTCGTTCCTGGCGCCCACCTTCCTCGCCGAGGCCCAGCGTCACCTCCGTGACGGCGTCGGCGGCGTCGGCGGCGTGTTCACCGGCCGGGCGGGCGGCGGCTACGTCGGCATGCTGCAGCGCAACGAGTACGCCCGCTACGCCCGCGACGTCACCCGGAAGAGCGGCAAGGTGCTGGTCCTGACCGGGACGGCCACGCTGTTCTCGGTCCGGACGCTCCGCCACGTCGTGCAGGCGCGGTCCGAGGGACAGCTGCCCGGCGACGCGCAGGTGTACGACACCAAGGTCCTCACCGAGGACAACGAGCTGACCCTCGCTCTGCGCCACCTGGGCTACAAGGTCATCGCCCCGAAGGGCGCCCGCCTGACCACCGAGGTCATGGAGTCGTGGCGCGACCTGTACCGGCAGCGGCTGCGGTGGAAGCGCGGCGCGATCGAGAACCTCCGCGGCTATGGCTTGACCCGGGTCACGCTGTCGTACTGGATGCGCCAGGTCGTCACGTTCCTGGGCGTCCTCGTGACCGCCGCCTACCTGGCCTCGCTGCTCTGGTCGCTCGGTGCCGACCACAGCCTGCACTTCCAGCCGATCTGGCTGGCCGTGACCGGCATCTTCATCCTCGAGCGGGTGGTGACCGTGCGGTCCCGCGGGCCGGGGCAGATGGTGCTGGCGGCGGGCCTGGTCGTCGAGATGGCGTTCGATCTCTTCCTGCAGGGCGTGCACGCCAAAGCCCTGTGGGACGCCCTCACCAACAGCGAGAGGAGGTGGTAAACGTGTACGACAAAGCCCTGGTGAGCGGGAGCGCAGCAACTCTTGCGACGCTTCCTGTGACCGGCTTCAGCGTGGTCTGGTTCGTCATCGCAGGCTTCGCTCTGCTGATGGCCGGCGGAGCCTTGCTGCGGATCACGCCGCGGAAGCACTCCTGACCGGCGCGGGTGATCGAGTGTCCGGCGGGCGGAAGCTCGTCGGCGCCGACGCCCGTCGGTACCCTCCCAGCCCTACGACGCATCGGATCCTTCGGCTGGTGGCGAGGTCGGCTCCCGTCCGGGTCGCGCCCGTGCTCACGATGTTCGTGGTGCTCGCAATGCTCGCGGGGCTCCTCGCATCGTGCGGCGGCGAGGAGCCCGAGGCCGAGGCCGTGCCCGTCCTCGCCTACCACGGCGTGACGACCGATCCCGCGGTGGTCGACCTTCCCTCCATCCCCGGCTTCTTCGACGTGCGGCTGACGGCCTTCGAAGAGCAGATGGCGTACCTGCACGACGCCGGGTTCCACACGATCACCCCGTCGCAGTACCGCAAGTGGGTCGACGGGGAGGAGGTGTCGCTTCCCGCCAAGCCGATCCTCCTCACGTTCGACGACGGGCAGACGTCGGCCCAGCTCGCCACGCCGGTGCTCGACCGGTACGAGTTCCAGGCGGTCATGTACGTCGCCTCCGGCTTCGCCGACG harbors:
- a CDS encoding multicopper oxidase family protein, which gives rise to MANPSSDQFPTSVAGLPPARAVEVVELADGDVFDLRIAPVAKRLGDATVRMLAYDGSIPGPTLKVREGSEVLVDVENQGDAEATVHWHGLRLENRYDGTHETQRPVAVGERFSARVRFPDPGVYWYHPHIREDYGQEMGLYGNVLVEPADPHYWPPVHREVLLTLDDVLLEDGRVAPFSRATTTHSAMGRFGDVLLVSGETDLSLRARPGEVVRFYLTNTANTRVFDVALPGAPMKLVGGDSGRVEREELVDHVVLAPSERAVVDVLVVGRRQLTLEHRTPDRTYRLASIEVGGDRPDPPLAGRFAALRTNADMVAERQRITPYLEAEPDKVLAFLAEMDHGAHDPSGHDHAHDPGGHRRGDSTVGGGIEWEDGMVEMNRASTPSNMRWKIVDRATGAENQAIDWRFRVGDQVKIRLLNEMAGDHPMHHPFHVHGAGRFLVLGRDGITEPNLVWKDTVLVRTGETVDILLDVSNVGRWMAHCHIAEHHETGMMFSFTVAPATTATDGGA
- a CDS encoding DJ-1/PfpI family protein; amino-acid sequence: MDPRHVLVVSYDGAELVDISCVTTGFDIANRVGADPPYRVRLVSLGGRSIRCDSGLELRAQGRLEDPVDDLDTLVVAGGLGHDKAAEDGRLVQHVRRLAGKARRVSSVCTGATVLAAAGLLDDRPATTHWWFAPGLAERYPRVCVDAGPVYIRDGNVATSGGVTASLDLTLAFIEEDHGPEVARWVALGMVTYLKRPGNQAQMSLFTTTPRPQDRLVRGVLDHVMAHPDGDLRTAVLAADAGVSVRHLTRLFRDQLGEPPGQLVRRVRLEVAARMLTSTDLPLPQVARACGFSSAETLRQAFVAGYQVTPSLFRSTQSTATQGGRG
- a CDS encoding winged helix DNA-binding domain-containing protein, whose translation is MTPKSPGPTSLTWSGVTARRMARHSLTAPATDLEPADIAGVLCGAHAQVLSAAELSIGRRIAGATRADVQRALWDDRTLVKTFGPRGTVHLLSTADLPMWTGALSALPSSAPLHPEPVRFTREQADEVTAAIGDALADTELTVDELTEAIVDRTGPWAGERTMDAFQDKWPRWRQLTSTAAHRGVLCFGPNRGRNVTYTNPHRWLPGFRPDDGNAALRTLVTRYLYAYGPATPQQFARWLGIPPRRAVELFDELAGELEPVEVDGEPARVVAGDTGVPARPHSGVHLLPYFDAFVVAGQPRERLYPGAAATRALTPTGQAGNYPVLLVDGVVGGVWHQRRSGRTLAVTVEPLRELTATQRRQLDDEVDLVGVVMEAQPTLTVGTVTVGPHA
- a CDS encoding SDR family oxidoreductase, with product MPIHEGTNVKTAAVVVGGSSGIGQAAAIRIAERGAGVILTYNSNPDGAKDTVATIEGNGGEAVALPLDVGRSASFADFAEQVVHELDDRWQRPTFDYLVNNAGFGQMAMFEDTTEELFDEFFRVILKGPYFLTQRLLPRLADGGAIVNTTSNSALVTGLTAGYSAYASMKGGLTVLTRCLAKELSTRGIRVNSVAPGPTRTRLGNDAFAHHPEVIPPLAAQTALGRIGEGDDIGKVIAALLSDELGWITGENVEASGGFNL
- a CDS encoding AraC family transcriptional regulator, encoding MIRIEAQLVRLRTLIARHARPDETTAIGGVLLSSADTTGEPRASTTGTVFALIAQGAKRLAIGDRVYDYRAGQYLVASVDLPITGHFSQASRREPALGFGLALRPATIASLLLEPGPSASSRSRTAAAPPGLGVADAGPELLDAVIRMLALLDAPGDRAVLAPMLEREILWRLITGPLGSSIRQIGLADSSMTQISRAVRWITEHYAQPFRVEDLARSCGMSTSAFHRKFHSVTTLSPIQFQKQIRLQKSRLLLMTGADDVSTVGYQVGYDSSSQFNREYSRQFGLPPGRDAARLRTTERPARPNR
- a CDS encoding glycosyltransferase family 2 protein, producing MQATLIKSSEVGSNALADRVRTATRSAGRGLLLTFVPAHDESAGIGEALQHLHDQELPPDLIVVCADNCADDTAQVAAAAGAHVYETVGNVHKKAGALNQALDVALPELRDEDAVLVMDADSFLAPTFLAEAQRHLRDGVGGVGGVFTGRAGGGYVGMLQRNEYARYARDVTRKSGKVLVLTGTATLFSVRTLRHVVQARSEGQLPGDAQVYDTKVLTEDNELTLALRHLGYKVIAPKGARLTTEVMESWRDLYRQRLRWKRGAIENLRGYGLTRVTLSYWMRQVVTFLGVLVTAAYLASLLWSLGADHSLHFQPIWLAVTGIFILERVVTVRSRGPGQMVLAAGLVVEMAFDLFLQGVHAKALWDALTNSERRW
- a CDS encoding LPXTG cell wall anchor domain-containing protein, encoding MYDKALVSGSAATLATLPVTGFSVVWFVIAGFALLMAGGALLRITPRKHS